A single Methylobacterium sp. 17Sr1-1 DNA region contains:
- a CDS encoding S24 family peptidase → MGFYRVGEEAADGSGLVRVPFMRTTLCAGFPSPAEDFIEGALELPRWLVPNPPATFIWRVRGWCMKGAGIHDEDLAVVDRSLSPTSGAVVVAVVNGEMSIKRLLMTGNRLSLTFDNPDMDQEFALEDLEEGLLWGVLLFSVRWHHVKARSGVAR, encoded by the coding sequence GTGGGTTTCTACCGGGTCGGCGAGGAGGCAGCAGATGGCAGCGGGCTCGTCCGCGTGCCGTTCATGCGGACGACCCTGTGCGCGGGCTTCCCGAGCCCCGCTGAGGATTTCATCGAAGGCGCGCTGGAACTGCCGCGCTGGCTGGTCCCCAACCCACCTGCCACCTTCATCTGGCGCGTGCGGGGCTGGTGCATGAAGGGCGCCGGCATCCACGACGAGGATCTGGCCGTGGTGGATCGGTCGCTGTCGCCCACCTCCGGCGCTGTCGTCGTTGCGGTGGTGAATGGCGAGATGAGCATCAAACGCCTGCTGATGACGGGCAACCGGCTGAGCCTCACGTTCGACAATCCCGACATGGATCAGGAGTTCGCCCTGGAGGATCTGGAGGAGGGGCTGCTCTGGGGTGTGCTGCTGTTCTCGGTGCGCTGGCACCATGTGAAGGCCCGCTCGGGTGTTGCGCGATGA
- a CDS encoding Y-family DNA polymerase yields MSRALALIDGNSFYCSCERVFDPKLSGVPVIVLSNNDGCAIARTAEAKALGIRMGEPYFKIRDLCRRQRVRVFSSNYALYGDMSARANTVYRQFARDVEVYSIDESFLDLSDVRERDRVALARDLRSTVRRWTGLPTCVGIGPTKTLAKLANHIAKSIPELGGVCDLSDEAERAAWMVGISVGEVWGIGRASLARLTAMGVDTVADLRDLDPRPARQSLTVVGERIIHELRGRSCLPLEIVPARRKGCAVTRSFSTRIIKRDVLEQAVAAHATRLGEKLRRDGLAVSAVTVFYHTSEHDRGDPMRSVSTVVHMPEATNDSRHLIQAALRGVERTWKEQGPSPWRYSKAGLVTTDLVPLDDAPRPLFDAHDREKSGALMAAMDACNSRFGRGAVVPARAGLVEKRSWSTKFEMRSLRFTTRLNEVPTASATVQ; encoded by the coding sequence ATGAGCCGAGCCCTGGCGCTCATCGACGGCAACAGCTTCTATTGCTCCTGCGAGCGCGTGTTCGACCCCAAGCTTTCCGGCGTGCCGGTGATCGTGCTGTCCAACAACGACGGCTGCGCCATCGCCCGCACCGCCGAGGCCAAGGCGCTCGGCATCCGCATGGGCGAACCCTACTTCAAGATCCGTGACCTATGCCGGCGGCAGCGGGTGCGCGTCTTCAGCAGCAACTACGCCTTGTATGGCGATATGAGCGCTCGTGCCAACACGGTGTACCGGCAGTTCGCGCGGGACGTGGAGGTGTACTCCATCGATGAGAGCTTCCTCGACCTCTCCGACGTGCGGGAGCGTGACCGGGTGGCGCTGGCTCGGGATCTCCGCTCCACCGTGCGCCGATGGACCGGCCTGCCCACCTGCGTGGGTATCGGCCCTACCAAGACCCTCGCCAAACTGGCCAACCACATCGCCAAATCGATCCCGGAGCTTGGCGGCGTGTGCGACCTCTCCGACGAGGCGGAACGTGCAGCGTGGATGGTGGGGATCTCGGTAGGGGAGGTATGGGGCATCGGGCGTGCCTCGCTAGCCCGGCTTACTGCGATGGGCGTGGATACGGTAGCTGATCTGCGCGACCTCGATCCCCGGCCGGCACGTCAGTCGCTAACGGTGGTGGGGGAGCGCATCATCCATGAGCTACGCGGACGGTCGTGCCTGCCGCTCGAGATCGTGCCGGCCCGGCGCAAGGGCTGCGCGGTGACCCGTAGCTTCTCCACCCGGATCATCAAGCGGGATGTGCTTGAGCAGGCCGTTGCCGCACACGCAACGCGGCTCGGGGAGAAGCTGCGCCGAGATGGGCTCGCCGTGTCGGCGGTCACGGTGTTCTACCACACCAGCGAGCATGACCGCGGCGACCCCATGCGGTCCGTCTCGACGGTCGTTCATATGCCCGAGGCGACCAACGACAGCCGGCACCTGATCCAGGCGGCGCTGCGGGGGGTGGAGAGGACCTGGAAGGAGCAGGGGCCATCCCCCTGGCGCTACAGCAAGGCCGGGCTCGTCACCACGGACCTCGTGCCGCTGGACGACGCTCCCCGCCCGCTGTTCGACGCACATGACCGGGAGAAGTCCGGTGCGCTGATGGCGGCAATGGACGCCTGCAACAGCCGGTTCGGGCGCGGAGCCGTGGTGCCTGCGCGGGCGGGTTTGGTGGAGAAGCGTAGCTGGTCCACCAAGTTCGAGATGCGCTCACTGCGTTTTACCACACGGCTAAATGAGGTGCCGACGGCCAGTGCGACGGTGCAGTGA